GAACTTCGGACAATACGGTGTTCAAAATAAGACGTTTCCCATGCAAGCTCTCACAAAATGTGATGGTCTTCGATGCTCCCAAAGAAAAGATCATTGTTCTGTTTCTATATACATAATGCATGTATGGGCTTGTCAAATATGTCTAGATCTGGTTTCAACCATTTACCTTGGAGTGGTTTAACCTTTTAAAACTATCAATAGACTGTTCCTCAACAGTTTTTCTTGTAATGTGCAGAAGAAGATGACGGTTTGGAGAAAACAACTGCTTCAAAAGAACCAGGCATTGTTGACATAGACTCAGACGTAAAGGATCCTCAAACTTGTAGCTTGTATggtccctatatatatatatatttatatatatataaataataactgATGCATTACAAAGCTTTATCATGAAGCCATTTGTTTAGAAAATGATGGTTAAGATAcgtgcttttatttttttttcccttttttcgaATTGTGTTTTCAAAATTGATATCCTTGTATTAGTTTTCCAATTCATGTCAACCGCAACAGTCACTCAACGTCGATGACAACGACGATGACGACGACAACAACAACTTTGAACCCCACTCAGGTGGGGGCTTTGATCTCATCTCGGGTCATCATCAAAACTCCGGTGATATGGCCTCACGCTACCCCAGAGGCCGACCACCTAGCTCGATGAACAAGCCAAAGTCATCGATGATCATCACACGAGAGAGCGCAAACACTCTCCGGGCCCACATCTTGGAGGTCGGAAGCTGCTGCAACGTCTTTGACTTTGTCGCCACCTATGCCCGGAAGCGGCAGCGTGGGATTTGTGTCCTCAGCGGAAGCGGCACCGTCACCAATATCACGTTTCGGCAGCTCGCCGCAGCCGGAGTCGTGGTGACCCTCCACGGAAGGTTCGAGATAATTTCCCTTTCAGGATCGTTGTTGCCCTCGCTTGCGCCACCGGGCGCCACCAGCCTCACTGTATTTTTGGCCGGTGGACAAGGTCAGGTGGTTGGTGGGAATGTTGTTGGAGCCTTAATTGCAGCCGGTCCAGCCATTGTGATAGCTTCCTCTTTCACGAACGTGGCATATGACTCATTTTTTGttacattttagtcatttcatgttACGTAATATATCATTTTAATTACATAGCTGCAGATAAAAATTTACGTAGCTAATATTGTAAATAAGTTTCAACTTCATACTAAAATGACCATACAACCCCAACTCATTATTTTTTGGGACTGACATTTACAATTATATCCCTTACTTTTCACAGTCAGACCAGCACAATTTTTCACATTCGGTTTACATAACCGATTCAACAAGtataaagtttaaaaaagaaaaacatcAAAATTGTTCATAGCATGACACTTGACAAAAAGTTTTGGGTCCCACTTATTGGACTAAATCCCGTGAGGGACTAAAGAATTTctcgattatatatatatatatataatcaaagaAATTTATTTTGATGAGGAATATAGGTAGCTAGCCAATGTTAGGAACTTGAGTGACGATGCCATAGTCATTAACCCAAACCCAAACTCTGAGGCAGCTGAAGTTCTCAGGCACCCCACTCCCTTCGACTACCACAATCGCATCCACATTACTGTTCTCTTCTTCTATCTTTTTTGCTGCTTCTTCCCCATTAGCTCCCACAAGCTCCGGCCACGAATTCTTTCCTGCATCCACAAATTCATTAATATTcacttatgtatatatatataaatacatacatttatatatatatataatattaattagcTAACCTGTACAAATCGACATTATAAATCTTTTCCCTTGCTTTATGTCTGTAGATCAGTTTGtttttgtttatatgtatagTTTTAGTTGTGTCTATTTATAGATTTTAGGGACCGCCTTCCTCTTCAATTTAATTTCGAAATGTGTACACAAGTTATATATAGCCGAAATAATTGAACGAATAATTCCACCTAAATTAATTgaactctttatatatatatatatatatatatatatatatactcaactTGTGTTAGGTTAATTTTTCGGGCTTATCCATATTCATGATACATAGTCATATATATACTAGGGATCATGTTCCATTCACGTTAATCTATATATAATGGAAATTGTTGACGTGTATCGTTTTCTCGTCAATAAAAGATAACTTTATTTCTGAAACTGAATTAATATATTATTAGTCCTACTATTCTGACTGTGCGTTGACATTAAGATCAAAATCTTGATGGAAATTattgtacaaatatatattatatttatatatatatacaccaaCTTGTATTATAATTGTGTTACGTATACGTGTACTCGTTAATTAATACACAAGTTGATCGATCAGAGTATTCATCAAGTTGAAAAATGGCCATGCCCATGCATTTGATCAAATTACTCGTATATATTCTGAGACGGCCAATCGAgactatatatttatatttatagtattatcaATAATCAAGTTTTTCAGGTTCATCGAATATAGTAAATCATGTGAAGAAACAGCTATCTATCTAATCCTCATTTTGCTATCCTGGACTGCTCCTCAATGTATTCTAATTCACCTTTTCTATTTTTGCTTTACGGTTAGAATATCCCTCTGTTATGGGAATTGTTGTGAATTCTGTTTTGCTTTTTTGTCTTTGTGTAAAGCCACGTGGCTGTGTATAATGGGTGAGGTTGTACACCAGAAtcatataaatgatattttctcCTCAGTCTCACATTGAGCTGAGTATTTGCCATTTTTCAATTTAGCATAAAAACgatcttggtatcagagcaaggttCACCGGCGACCCAGCATGTCGACAGGCAACTCTCAAACTCCACTGCCAGGTACTCCGGCGATCAACCAGCAGCCGAACCCAGCTGTTCCGATGTCGAATGGAGCAGGCACTTTTACGCATCCAGGAGGCTTCTCACAAAACCCATTTCAGAACTATACCCAGCCATTCACAACACTGAACCAACCCTTTTCCTTGAAGCTTGACCGAAACAATTATATCCTGTGGAAGACTATGGTGTCGACGATAATCAGAGGACATAGACTAGATGGGTTTGTCAATGGCAGTCGAACTTGTCCACCGGAGTTCATACCAGCCGATGCAACAGTCCAAGGCCAAACAAGTTTTGGAATGAGGCTTAATCCAGAGTACGAGCAATGGGTTGTTAGTGATCAACTGCTGATGGGATGGATTTATAGCTCAATGACCGAATCAATCGCAACAGAGGTGATGGGTTGCGGTTCTTCAGCGTCCCTGTGGAGTGCACTGGAAAATCTGTTTGGGGCACAGTCAAGAGCTAAGTTAGATGATACTAGAACTCTCATTCAGACTACTCGTAAAGGTAATACCCCCATGATTGATTATTTGAGACAGAAGAAGATGTGGTCAGACAGTCTAGCTTTGGCAGGAGACCCATACCCAGAAAGTCATCTCATTTCTAATGTTATTTCTGGCTTGGGTGCTGAGTATTTACCAATTGTTGTTCAGATTGAACGTAGTCATTTGACATGGCAGGAGCTGCAGGATATTTTACTCACTTTTGACAACAAGCTTGAGAGATTGCAGGCTCTTGGAGAGATACCCAAATCTGGATCTGGTCATTTGAGCAATCCTTCAGCTAACTTTGTTGCACGGCAACCAGGAAACACAGGAAGAGGTCGAGGTTCTTTTAATCCTGGTCGAGGAAGAGGCAGTTTTGGTCATAACTCAGATCGGAATGGTGGTTTTAGAGGACGAGGTGGTAGAGGTCGTTTTACAAACACCAAACCCACATGTCAAGTTTGTGGAAGGTATGGACATTCAGCTGCTTATTGCTATAATAGATATGATGAATCATATATGGGACAGGAACCAAGCTCAAATCGGGCTCCACAAGCTGGGGGTCACGCAGCCTTTATTGCCTCTCCAGAAATTGTTGACAATGACGCCTGGTATGCTGATTCGGGGGCGAGTAATCACATCACTTCAGCAGCAAATCATTTGAATAAGAGAACAGAATATGGAGGAAAGGAGAAGCTAACAATAGGTGATGGTAACAAAATTGACATTTCTATGATTGGAACTGGTTTACTgaaaattaaaacaaatattcCCTTAGTATTGAATGAGATGTTGCATGTCCCTAAGATTGCCAAAAATTTAATTAGTGTCTCTAAGTTGACCTCTGACAATGACGTATTTGTTGAATTTCATGCTGATTACTGTGTTGTGAAGGACAAGAGAACAAGGGGGACACTGCTTCAAGGGAATCTCAGTGATGGTCTGTACCAGTTGGATACCTCGTCAATTTTTTCAGCTCCTGTGCTCCACTCCAAACCGAGAATCAGAGGCAGAAAAAGTGACCAGAAAATAGCTGCTATTTCAGTTGTTCAAAAGGAAAATGTAACACGTTTACCTAGTGATGATGTTTTAGTTTCAAAAAATGATGTTTGGCACAGACGATTAGGCCATCCATCTGTTAAGATTTTAAAGCATGTTCTAAATGCTTCTGATGTATCTTTTTCAATGAATGAAAATCTTCATTTCTGTGATGCATGTCAGTTTGGAAAATCACATGCTCTGCCTTTTAAGTTGTCATCTAGTAGAGCAAAGAAAGTCTTGGAGTTAATACATACAGATTTATGGGGTCCATCCCCAATTGCTTCCAACACTAATTACAAATACTATATCCATTTCTtggatgattttagtagatatacatGGTTGTTTCCATTAAGAACAAAAGATGAAGCTTTGGGAGCATTTGTTCAGTTCAAAAACCTTGTTGAAAATCAGTTTGAAAGGAAAATAAAGGCTCTTAGAACAGATTGGGGAGGTGAATACCAATCCTTTGCAAATATTGTGAAAGAAAATGGAATAGATTTTCAACACTCTTGTCCCCACACCTCAGCTCAGAATGGAAGAGCAGAAAGGAAGCACAGACATATTGTGGAGATGGGTTTGACACTTTTAGCACAAGCAGCTATGCCATTGAAGTTTTGGGTTGATGCTTTCCAAACAGCAGTCTATTTGATAAATAGACTTCCATCGTCAGTTCTGAGTTTTAAATCCCCGTTTGAAGTCCTCTTTGGTGAGAAACCTGACTACTCTTTTCTCAAAGTTTTCGGCTCTGCCTGCTTTCCTTGTATACGGCCATATCAAACACACAAGTTTCAGTTTCACTCACTGAAATGTGTGAATCTGGGTTATAGTTCTTCACACAAGGGCTATAAATGTTTGAGTTCTACAGGAAAGGTATATATATCAAGGAATGTCACGTTTAATGAATTGGAATTTCCTTTTAAGTCAGGGTTCTTGAATAATTATGCACCTGAAAAAGAGGTTATGATTCAAAATTCTGGGTGGTCCCAGATTCCTTTTGTACCGTTTTCTCGGGGTATATCAAACAGGAATCAAAATCTCTCCAGTCCACCATCTGTCTCACCTACGGTCCAATCCTACGAAGCACCATCACTACATGACCACGATACTCACACCCAGAATGAAGAAGGTGACCAAAATCATGCTGGGACCGAGATGCAAAGTCAGGAATTGGGTGAAATTCTTTCGGAGCCAATTGACCAGGAACGTGACCCTTCAGCAAAGCCAGAAAATGTTGTACAAAAATTACCCACTCATTCTATGGTGACAAGAGCAAAAGCTGGGATATTTAAGCCTAAAGTCTATCTCAGTTCGGCTAAATGGAGTCAAGAGTGGGAAGAGCCAAGAAGTATACAAGAAGCCTTAGAATCAAAGGAATGGACAAAAGCTATGAATGCCGAAATTGATGCACTCAAGAAGAACAAGACTTGGACTTTGGTTCCTCCTTCAGCTCACGTAAACCCAGTTGGATGCAGATGGGTTTACAAGGTTAAACATAACTCAGATGGTACAGTAGAAAGACTTAAAGCCAAGTTGGTTGCTAAGGGTTTTCATCAAAGACCAGGGCTGGATTTTAGTGAAACTTTTAGCCCAGTAATTAAAGCATCAACAGTGAGGATTATCTTGACTATTGCAGTATCAAAAAATTGGGAGATAAGGCAGCTAGATATAAATAACGCCTTCTTAAACGGCTATTTGGAAGAGGATGTCTACATGATACAACCACCTGGATATGAAGATACACAAAACCCAGATTACGTTTGTAAGCTTCATAAATCTTtgtatgggcttaaacaagcccCACGGGCATGGTTTGACAGGTTGAAGGAGACTTTACAGCAATGGAACTTTAAAAATTCAAAGTCAGACACCTCGCTTTTCTTTAGCATGACTGAGACCACTGTTATATTTGTGTTGATTTATGTAGACGATATTATAATTACAGGGAATAATGTTCAGAAACTCAATGAGTTTATTGTCAAACTGAACAAACATTTTTCCCTTAAGGATCTTGGTGCTTTGCATTACTTCTTGGGGATAGAGGTGTACAGAGATGATACAGGTCTTTATTTGACCCAAACAAAATATATCAGTGAGATTCTACATAAGTTTGGAATGCTGAATACCAGATCCTGTCCCACGCCTATGGTCACTGGCAAAGTTTTGACAAAAAATGATGGTGAGTTGCTGTTTAATCCAACCATGTACAGAAGTGCTGTAGGTGCTTTACAATACGTATGTCATACTCGGCCCGATATAGCTTTTACTGTGAATAAACTAAGTCAGTACCTACAATGTCCTACAACAACTCATTGGAGTGGAGTAAAGCGGGTGCTGAGATATTTAAAAGGTACAATACACCATGGGCTTCACCTAGCATATTCGGACAGGTTAAACATTGTTGGATtttcagatgcagattgggcatgTTGCCCAGATGACAGGAGGTCAATAGCTGGATATTGTGTGTATTTTGGTGAATCTCTTGTGGCTTGGTCATCAAAGAAGCAAGCCGTGGTCTCTCGCTCAAGTACAGAATCAGAATACAGGGCTCTTGCACATGTTGCATCTGAAATTACATGGATCGAATCTTTGTTGAAAGAATTTAAGTTCCAGCTGCCACAGAAACCAATTACTTGGTGTGACAACATTAGTGCTAGTGCACTTGCTTCCAATCCGGTTTACCATGCAAGGACCAAACATATAGAGATAGATGTTCACTTTGTGAGAGACAAAGTGATGAGAAAAGAACTTGAGATCAGATACATTCCTACTGCAGATCAGATTGCTGACTGCTTAACTAAGAGCCTCACGCACTCACGATTTCAAATGCTTGTGGACAAACTCGGTGTGAAGGTGTCACCCCTTCGTTTGAGGGGTGGTGTGAAGAAACAGCTATCTATCTAATCCTCATTTTGCTATCCTGGACTGCTCCTCAATGTATTCTAATTCAccttttctattttttctttacGGTTAGAATATCCCTCTGTTATGGGAATTGTTGTGAATTCTGTTTTGCTCTTTTGTCTCTGTGTAAAGCCACGTGGCTGTGTATAATGGGTGAGGTTGTACACCAGAAtcatataaatgatattttctcCTCAGTCTCACATTGAGCTGAGTATTTTCCATTTTTCAATTTAGCATAAAAACGATCTAATCACGTGCGCTAATTATTACAATATTGTTAGTTGAACTCGAGTTTCAactaataaaaaatctaaaatctCCATtctatatatattgtatatatatcttctatataaacaTTCTTATAATCCCAGATATACTTATCCCTTAGACACACAAGGCAAatctaataaatatatatattaatattttggaACTAATATGAAGTATTTTTAAGCTAAcatttatgaatatatatgcttactatatatatataaaggctTACTATGGAATAATGTATAGTATTGATATAGGTACAAATAAAATGTGACTCATTTTAGAATACATAATTTTCGCATGGCTAATCCATAAAATATTTGTTAGCATGtatgcatgtatatatataattaatgtaattatgatttccattataattattttttaaaagctTTGATATAAAAATTGTAATCAATATTATAgaagaaaacatatatatataacttattttatatattttagttttttttgcaTAATTTGTCaattatcaattttaaataattttgtaaCAAAAAGTTCTAATAAAGATAGAGAGGTTGGGGAGTTCTAAACTTTAGATTGATTTCccaacaataacaataaaatacATTAGTTTGATTAGTGATCAGCCTTGAATTGAAGTAATCTATATATGGCGGCCAATTAATTttactttattaattaattaacttgaatatatataattcaattaaagttaggggaaaaaaaaaacataaggtATAGTACAACACCCAAATCTTGTGAAGCTATAGAACTATTAGATTTGAAATTTTTCCTGCGCTTTTTTTCTCTCGGTGTTTCTGCATCGGCGCCATGGCAAAGGGATCTAAGGTCGGGGGGAAGGGCAAATCGAAGAGCAATGGCAAGAGAACAGGTCCAACTTCTGCTGATAGGGTCATTAAAACTCGATCTATGGATGCCATTCCTGGGATCCAGGAATTGGAGATGTAAGAGGATGAGCAAGGAGCAGGGGAAGAGCGAATCTGTCATGAATCTACTCCAGCGCCTCAAACTAGAATCTGTACGAATGTAGAAGACTGGATATCGACTTCTAAGCAAGCTATGCAAGACGTCAATATGGGTAAGGCTGTGCCATCTCCGAT
The genomic region above belongs to Humulus lupulus chromosome 1, drHumLupu1.1, whole genome shotgun sequence and contains:
- the LOC133780014 gene encoding AT-hook motif nuclear-localized protein 23-like, with translation MDEEDDGLEKTTASKEPGIVDIDSDFSNSCQPQQSLNVDDNDDDDDNNNFEPHSGGGFDLISGHHQNSGDMASRYPRGRPPSSMNKPKSSMIITRESANTLRAHILEVGSCCNVFDFVATYARKRQRGICVLSGSGTVTNITFRQLAAAGVVVTLHGRFEIISLSGSLLPSLAPPGATSLTVFLAGGQGQVVGGNVVGALIAAGPAIVIASSFTNVAYDSFFVTF